The nucleotide sequence GCCCCGAATCTGGCAAGATCGAAACGCGACGCGCCCGTTGCCATCATCTCAATAGCACAGCAGGCAAGCCCGAAGCTCGCCGGCCAGATTGACGACTTCCTTGCCCAATTGACCAAACTGTCCAGGGTTGTCAGGAGAAGGCCGCGCTGGAACTCCTCTTCCTCCGCCTTGGAGTGCGAGGTGTCGATATCCGCCAACTGAGACATATGATGTATCCTCGTAACCGCTCAGGTGTTTAGGCTGAAGGTTGAAGGTGATGCATTGTCTCGCAAGGTACGAATCAGATGCCCGGAGTTTTGCGTACTCACTGCTTCAACCCTAAATGCCTTCTCAGCCTTCAGTCTATCTACCTGAATTGTGACAATCAGCAGCCGCAGTTCGCCTTTGGGTTGGGGTTCTTCAAACTGAAGCCCGCCCCCTGGAGGCTCTCGATATAATCGATCTCGGAGCCGTCCAGGTAGATATAGCTCTGTGGATCCACTAGGACCTTGACACCGTTTGTCTCGAAGACTTTGTCGGCTGCTTGAGGTTGGTCGAACTCCATCTGGTAAGAGAGACCTGAGCAGCCACTTCCGACGACGCGAACGCGCAGACCTTCGTCAGGCGTCGCTTGCGTCTCGAGCAGATGAGCCACTTTCGTTGCAGCCGACTCGGTCAGGGTAACCATTGGGACCTCCTTCTTTCGAGAGCTTTTTGTTGAAGCCTCGGCTCCTCGCTGAAAGGCTCGTATCGTCAGCTCAAAATAGAACGATTTGCTATCGTCTCGATGATCTTAACACACGACGAACCGCATGTCTCTTGCGGCATCTCTCCTAGCATGCGCGGAGACTCCATTGCGTACCTTTTACGTCGATCCCCTCAAGGGCCATCTCGTACAAGGGTGAAAGCGCCCGCAGACGAGCCGCGCTCTCTATCACCCGGGCAGCGACATAGTCCACCTCTTCCTCGGTATTCGACCGGCCGAGGCCGAAACGGATGCTGGCATGCGCCAGCTCTGCGTTCAGGCCAAGCGCCATTAGGACGTACGAGGGCTCAAGCGTCGCGCTGGTGCAGGCAGAACCTGAGGAGACGGCTATCCCCTTGAGTGCCATGAGCAGCGACTCTCCCTCGACAAACTCAAAAGAGACATTCAGATTGCCGGGAAGACGCTCGGTCGGATGACCGTTGAGGTGCAGGTAATCAAGCCCTGACCAGAGGTTATTCCGTAAGCGCTCGCGAAGCGCAACGAGCCGCGCGGGCTCGGTCTGAAGCTCGCGCTCGGCGAGGGCGCAGGCCGCGCCGAAACCGACGCACCCAGGAACATTGAGCGTCCCGGAGCGGCGGCCCTTCTCGTGGCCGCCCCCATCCATCTGGGGGACCAGCTTGACGCGAGGCTTGGTCATCCGCACATAGAGCGCGCCCACTCCCTTGGGACCATAACATTTATGTGCCGACGCTGAAAGGAGATCGACCTGCCAGTCATCCACCGAGAGCGGAAGCTTGCCCACATACTGGGCAGCGTCGGTATGAAACAATACGCCGTGGCGCTTAGCAATCCGGCCAATCTCAGCAATCGGTTGTAGCGTCCCAATTTCGTTGTTCGCCGCCATGATAGAAATGAGAACTGTGTCCTTCCTGATCGCCCCTTCCACGTCGGCAGGATCGACGCGTCCTGTTCCGTCTACGGGGAGGTAGGTGACCTGACAGCCCTCTTGCTCCAGTCGCTTGCAGGTATCGAGGACAGCGTGATGCTCGATCCGAGAAGTAATGAGATGCCGGCCCTTCTCCCGGTAGGCGGCGGCCACCCCTTTGAGAGCCAGGTTGTTCGCCTCCGTGGCGCCGCTCGTCCAGACGATCTCAGCCGCCTTACAGCCAAGTACCTGCGCGACCTGTGCGCGAGCGTGCTCCACTGCCTCCTCGGCCACCCAGCCAAAAGGGTGGCTACGAGAGGCCGGGTTACCGAACCGCTCGCAGAAGTAAGGACGCATTGCCTCGAACACCTCTGGGACGACAGGTGTCGTTGCCAGATGATCCATATAGATGGGAAGGGTCACTGCCATGGCGATCTCGGTCAATTTGTTTGGAAAATGTCTAGCGCGTGTGTTTCGTCGGTCGCGTCTCGTAGCCCCGTTGGCGATGAGAGTTTGAATCAGAGCCTCACGTTTTATTGAGTCTCACTGACTATGAACGCCTTCATTCTCTTTCATATTAAAGATACTATTATACGATTGTCAATTTCAACGTTGATCTCGCAGCCCCAATCTGTTTCTGGCCCTATGCCCCATACTTCTTGAATCTCAGAGCGTTGGCCATTGCCAGGGGCATAAGATCAATTGCCCGCATCGTCCCTAATAGTCCCTGAGCGCACTCTCTTTCGGTGAATCTGCCGACCCCGGCAGAATGAGACCATCGCGACCAGAGCAAGAAAGGGACCGGGTGCCAGCTATGGCCTTTCATGATGGCCGGAGTCGAATGGTCGCCGGTCATAATAAACACATCGGGACGTAACGCAAGAAATTGGGGAATTCGCTGATCCAGCTCTTCCAGCGCAGCAACCTTCGCGTCAAAGTCGCCGTCCTCGCCGGCCCGATCGGTCCCTTTGAAATGCACGTAGAAGAAGTCATACTGGTCGTAGTTCCTGGCCAACGCGCGCAGTTCGTCATCCAAGTCGGCGCAGAAGGGTAACGCCTCCATGCCGACAAGCTTGGCGAGACCGCGATACATCGGATAACAGGTAATCGCTACTGCTCGAAGTCGCAACAGCTCCGGCAATACAGGGAGCTTTGGCGGCGCGGCAAAGCCCCTGAGTACGACCATATTGGCCGGTTTCTCTTCCTTCAGTACTCCACGCGCCTGGTCCAGGAATTGATTGACAAGCTCCGCCGTCCGCTCCGCGCCTGAGCTGATAGCCTGTACAGGAAGGGGCCGCTCGCCTGTGACCAGGGGATCGGAATCGGAGAGGGCATCAGAGAGCCCCTCTCCCCGAAACACGACCACGAACCGATGTTCCTTGACGGGCCTGACGATGACTTCTACCCCCTCGATTCGGATCTGATCGAGTCGACGACACAGGCGCTCGCAGGTCTCAGTTGTAATTCGCCCGGCGCGCCGATCGACAACTCTGCCTTCCTCATCGAGTGTGCAGAAGTTACCCCGACTTGCCACATCGCGTGAACAAAGCTCCAGATCGATGCCACACGCTTCAAGAACGCCTCGTCCGATTTGATATGTAAAAGGATCGTAGCCAAAGAGGGCAAGGTGCCCCGGTCCACTGCCAGGGATAATCCCTGGGCCTACCATATCGATGAGACCGCAAAGGGAGCGAGTTGCGAGGGCGTCGAGATTGGGGAGCCTGGCCACCTCCATTTCACTTCGACCATCCATCTCTCTCGGCAGGCCCCCTAGCCCATCAGCCACTAGCAGAACGATCTTAGAGGATGAGGGAATGGCCAGTTGCTTAACAAGTGTTAGGTCCATGAAGGTATCGCCTCCAGACAGCGCTGCCAGGAAATGGCGCCAAAGACAACCGGATGGATGGTCAAAACAGGAGAACCTCCACAACTTCTCCCTTTTCGAGGAGGTCCACATTGGCAGGAATCTCGATATACCCCTCCGCGTCAGCCATCGAGGTAATGGCACCTGATTCTTTGAAAACAGGGACCACCTCCCCGCCATCAAGGCGGACAGGCAGATATTGATGCCGCCCGATCGTCGAGGTGTATCGACGGGCCATCGGGGCCTTCACTGAGGCAAGCGCCTGCCGGCCCAGCCTTGCCATCTTTCGGAGCGCAGGCGCCAGGATCCCGTATCCGTTGGTCAAGCATGACGTGGGATAGCCCGGCATTCCAAGCAAGAGATGGCCTTCCACAATACCGCACAGGGTAGGTTTGCCAGGCTTGACGGCGATGCCGTGGAACTTCACCTCCCCCATCCGCTGCACCGCCTCGACCATCATGTCCCGTTCGCCAACAGAGCTGCCTCCGGACAGGACGATGAGGTCATACGAGAGGGCCTGTCGGATCGTCGAGATCGCCGACTCCAATGTATCCTTCATGATTGGAAAGATGTGCGGAATGCCGCCGTTCTCGCTAATCAACGCAGAGAGGGTATAGGAGTTGATGTCGTAGATCTTCCCCGGACTGAGCACCTCTCCGGCTAAGAGGATTTCATTGCCGGAAGGAATCACCGCGACCAGGGGCCTCTGATAGACCGTAACCTTTTGGAACCCGAGGGCCGCCAGTACGCCGATCTTACTCGGGTCCAGACGCATCCCACGCTGCAGGACCAGACTTCCCGCCTTGATGTCCTCACCCATCGGTGATGCGTGTTGTTGCGGATAGACAGGCTTGTAGACCCGTACCTTGTCACCGTCGAGCTCCGTATCTTCCACCATCACGACGGCATCGGCGCCACCGGGCATCGGGGCGCCCGTTGCCACCTGGATGCAGCTCCCCGACCGGACGCTGAGGCGGGCGGACTCCCCGGCGTGAATGACCTCAATCAGCTCCAGGATCTTGGGTGAAAAGTTCCCGGCGCCGAACGTATCTTCTGCTTTCACGGCGTACCCGTCCATGGCTGCCCGCGTAAACGGCGGCACATCCATAGACGCGCAGACCTCTTCAGCCAGAACCCGCCCCACCGCCTCGAGCAGCGTCGCCTGTTCGGTCCGCTCTATCGGCTGGGCCGCGTCCATGACGATTCGCATCCCCGCCTCCAGGTCGAGGAGCGCCTTCATCGGTTTCATTGCCATAACACAGCCCTCAGCATTCAGCTATCAGCTTTCAGCGTGCGTGCTCTGGCTGATTATTGCTGATGGCTGACTGCTTATCATCTTACCCTTGGTTTTCCAGATAGCGCTCGGCATCCAGGGCAGCCATACACCCCGATCCGGCTGCCGTGACGGCCTGTTTATAGATATGGTCCTGCACATCGCCGGCAGCAAAGACACCGGGGATGCTGGTCATCGTCCCATGATTCGTGACAATATAACCACGCTCGTCCAACTCCAACTGTCCCGAGAACAGCTTCGTATTGGGGGAATGCCCGATTGCAACGAACACACCATCACAGGCGAGTGTCTCCAATGAGGACGAACCATCAATCCGGGTTGTGATGCCGGTCACCTTCCCTTGCGACGGGTCAAGAATCTCAACAATCCTTCGGTTCCACAAGACCTCGATCTTCGGATTCGCGAAGATCCGCTCTTGCATGATCTTCGACGCCCGAAGTTTATCCCGCCGATGGATCAGTGTCACCTTCGTCGCAAACTTCGTCAGGAAAAGCGCCTCCTCAACCGCCGAGTCGCCCCCACCGACAATAGCCACCTGCTGATCCCTGAAAAAGAACCCGTCGCACGTGGCGCAGGTCGAGACCCCATGTCCCAGTAGCTTGCGTTCCGATTCAAGACCCAGCAGATTCGCTGAAGCCCCCGTCGCGACGATCAGCGCCCTGGTCTGACGTACGTCATTCTCCACCATCAGGGTAAACGGGTTGCTGCTCAGGTCGCTGGCTGTAACATCTCCCTTCACAAACCTCGCGCCGAACCGCTCCGCCTGCTGTCGCATCCGTGAGATCAGATCCGGCCCCATGAGTCCATCGGGGTATCCCGGGTAGTTCTCGACCAGCGTCGTCAGGACTAATTGCCCGCCGGTCTCGTTCCCTTCAATAACCAGGGGACGCAGATTGGCTCGAGCAGTATAGAGGGCCGCCGTCAGGCCCGCCGGGCCTGAACCAAGAATGATGACGTCTTCCGCTGGAGTGCCCATGTTAAGAAGTGGGCGCCGCAGCCGCTGCCTCTACCTTTTCGGGCTCAGGCGCCGGGGCCGGCGCAGGCGGTCTTTCGGGGGTCGTCGGAGAGGGGTAGAAGCGCTCCGCCGTCAGGGCCTTCAGATCGAAGACCAGGCCGCTGCGCGCATCGGAGCTGAGTTCACCGATCCTCGTCCACATCGTAATCGCGTCGAAGGGGCACACCTCGACGCAGAGGTTGCAGTACATGCAAAGGTTGTGGTCGATGGTAAAGGCCGACGGGTGGCGGTTCTTGCCTTTACCGGTCCCGGTAAGCTCGATGCAGCGAGTGGGACAGATCCTGGCGCACGCCTCGCAGGCGGTACACTTGAGCTGCCCGGTCGTCTCATCGATTCTGAGCACGTGGCGGTTCAACGCGCGCAACGGTTGCGTCCGATGCTCATCGGGGTACTGGACGGTGATCGCGGGAGTAAAGAGGTAGCGGAGCGTCACCCACAGGGAGCGCGCGATGCTCGCGCTGCCGCCGAAAAGATCTGTAAAGTAGCGTCCCATAGTGTCCTCCTCAGGCAGCCACCAGGGGCTCCGGCAAGGTCGGCCGGCCACCCGGTTTACTGCGCTCGCCACGGGTGATCTGCTCCTGGAGGGTGAGGATACCGAAGATGAGCGCCTCAGGGGTAGGGGGACAGCCGGGGACGTAGACGTCGACCGGAACGAGCAGGTCTACCCCCTTGACGACGTGATAGGTGTCATAGTAGAAGGGGCCGCCGGAGATGGCGCAGGCGCCCATAGCGATCACCCACTTGGGGTCGGGCATCTGCTCATAGAGCGTCTTAATCCGAGGAGCCATCTTCTCGGTAACGGTCCCGGCTACGATCATGACATCGGACTGGCGCGGCGATGGGCGAAAGACCCCCGCCCCCAAACGGTCAAGATCGAAGCGGGAAGCGCCGGTGGCCATCATCTCGATCGCGCAGCATGCCAAGCCGAAGGTCATCGGCCAAGGAGAGGATTTACGGGCCCAGTTGAAGAGCCACTCGACCGTCGTCGTCACGACGTTCGGGTCGACTTGTCTGTTATCGAACAATCCCATCAGTAGTCTCCTTCGTATGTAAGCAGTCAGTAACTAGTCAGGCGGTTAGGCTAAAGTATATCAAGCTAACGCTCACACCACACTCCGGTAAGAGCTTTTATGGCAGCTCTAAGCGCTCTTGCGCTATTCGCCCCTAACAACCTTCAGTCTTCAGCCTTCGGTCTATCCCCATACAACGGCGTTCCGAACTCACCGACACTCTCGTACGTTATGCCTGCGTATGCCGACACCGATCGGGCGAGTTCATTCCATACCGCTTCTGTGTTCCCTTCCATGAGGGGAAGTTCCAGTTGACATGCGAGGCGCTGAACCCGTCCCGTAACATTTGTGAACGTCCCCTCCTTTTCGTAAAAGCTCAATCCTGGAAGGACAACATGCGCCAGCTTTGCCGTCGCTGTCAAGAATAAATCGTGAGCGACCAGCAGCTAAGTGATCGGAGGGGAGCCCTGTCCCCCTCGCGAAGCCTCACCTGGGGTCTACTTCGGCGGCAGCGTCCGGCTATCCAGGAGCGAGCGCCGTGAGGCGGGCCCGCTCATCACCCTGGCCGGCTCGGCGGGCGAACCGGGGATGTTTTCCGTGAGGATATTATGCGTCTCCCCCGTCTCCCCGAGGACAAAGGTCTCGTCGACCACCTTGATGTCGTTGAAGAACACCTCAGCGTGGACCGTCGCGGCGCCCTTGTCGTGGTCGCTGAAGTAATGGGCGAAGAGCCGGTAGTTGCCCGGCCCGATCGGATGGTCGAAGCTGATGTTCTCCTCGGTGCAGGAGGTGATGCAGTCCCGGTCCAGCGTCGCCCAGCCGGGGTCCCGGTTGTAGTAGGCGACGTCCTGCCCAGCCGGAGGCGCCAAGTGGAAGTCCACATCTGCCCCTAGTGGCGTCCAGGTAATCCGTCCGTGGATGGTCCGCGCGGTGAGGGTCATCAGGTTACTGATCCAGACCGACCCCTCCGGGACCTCGGGATCGCCAGTGCTCGTCCCTTCCACGTACCACTTGTACACGGTGTCAGGGGTACCACCGGCGAGGACCGCCAACCAGTCGGTGTCAGTCGGCGTGAAGGAAGTCTCGCCGATCGGTACGTCGAATATGAACTTGTGGAGATGGAAGTCGTCCCGCGAGATGACGATCCGGAACTTATTGTTTCGGTGGTTCGCGCTCGGGTCGCCGTTCGCAACCCATTCGAACTTAGACCCTACCCCGCCGGCCACCTTGGCCCCGTTGGAGGGCGCCGTCGCCCGCGGGGCTATGTTATTGATCACGAGCGGCTTGGTGTAGTCGAAGACCACCAGGTTGTCGGCACCGAAGAAGTTCCGCACCCCGGTCCATACGCGGTCAACCCGATCACAGGGATTACACGGGAGCAGGGTGTTGATGGCATTCCACAGCAGTTGCGGGCCGACCCCGGCAATCGAGTCGATCACCTGATCCCCGTCCTGGTTGGTGTCCAGGAAGTCCCACAGCATGGCGAGGACCGAGTTCTCCGATCCGAACCCCTCGTTCGAGTCTGGGGTTTCGGCTGAGTAATCGAGGATGAAATTCTCGGTCGTCGTGTACCTACCGTCCCCAATCCGGGCGAGCGTGGCCGGAAAAGGGAAGCCCGGGTCGGCCGGCTGGTTCTGGAGCGCCAGTGAGAAGTAGGTGGCGAGACCCTCGCTCCAGGCGAGCCGCATCCCCTCATCCCGATTCCGAGGAGAACAAGTGGCACAGGGGAGTTGCCCAATAGCAGACCCGCCGCTGTGACTGCCGCCGGGGTTGTTGTCGATCGGCCGGAGGGCGGCCCGGTTCGTGCCAAAATGGGTGAACTCGTGGCCGAGGACATCCCAGGCGAACGCGCGCTCGCGGGTGATGACCATCTGCTGCGTATTGGGGTTGTAGAACGAGACGGTGCCGTCGGTACGCGGATAGTTCGTCAGCGCCTGCTGCATGTTGTGGCCGATAAGTCCCGTGAACTGAAACCAGAAGGTCAACATTGCGTCATACACGGCCATGATGCGGGCACTACGATCAGCATCCGTGTCGGGGCTAGGCGCGCCGGGCGAGCCCAGTACCGGGCGGCCGGTCTGGATGTTCTGCGTCATCGAGTGGGCTATGGGAAGGACGCCCGTTTGGAGGAGGTAGCGGAGATTTGACTGGCCAGACGGAAAGACGGCAACCCGGGTGTTGTCGACGTCCTGGGCAAAGATCTTGATGATAACCGAGTTCGTAGGGGTATTCACGGTCGCCGAGTAGGCGCCGGCGTCGTTGGTGCTGGTCTGGACGCCGAGGTAGTTGTCGGTCCCGTCGTAGAACGCAACCAGGGCGCGCCTCACGGGAAAGAAGTGGCCGTCCGGGTCCTGCCACTGGACGGTGCCGCTTACGGTCCCCGACTCCATCCGCGGATCAGGGACCGCCCGGGCTTCCCCCGGCCGGAGTGGGGGCGGCGGCTCGGCGACGCCCACCACGACCTCGCCAACCGCAGCGGGCTCCCGAAGCCATTCCCCGGGATGAGGCTCGATGCTCAGATGCGCGGCGCCGGCAGTGACCGTGACGTAGAGGACGGTACCGGTCACCTGCTCCTGCCCATTCACCAGCCGGTTCGTAACCCGGGCGCCGAGCGTGCACTCGCCGCTGCCAGTAAATTGAACGGAGACCGGAATGTCCAGGACCGCGCCGCGGGCGAGCGAGCCAGACCAGCGGCCCAAGCCGCCGACCACCTGAACCATGGGAGCGGGCAGGATCTCGGCCGTCACATCGACCGCATCTGCGTTGGCCGTCAGGCGGAGGACCAGGTCTACGGTGACGCCGGTGCTGACCGTGGTCGGCGCGCCTTCAAAGCTCGCCGTCACGACCGGCTGGGGCTCCTGGGCAGCCGTCGGGCTCGCAGCCAGACCGATCAGCGCCAGCAGCAGCAGCCCGCTGGCAGCGACCCAGGCCCTACTCAGATCGAACAATCCCATCAGTAGTCTCCTTCGTATGTAAGCAGTCAGTAACTAGTCAGGCGGTTAGGCTAAAGTATATCAAACATCGTGTTACGCTCACACCACACTCCGGTAAGAGCTTTTATGGCGCTCTAAGCGCTCTTGCGCTATTCGCCCCTAACAACCTTCAGTCTTCAGCCTTCGGTCTATCCCCATACAACGGCGTTCCGAACTCACCGACACTCTCGTACGTTATGCCTGCGTATGCCGACACCGATCGGGCGAGTTCATTCCATACCGCTTCTGTGTTCCCTTCCATGAGGGGAAGTTCCAGTTGACATGCGAGGCGCTGGAGGATCTCGACAAGCGGAATCGCGTGACCAAATGGTTCCAGCGCCGGCTGAAGGCGCTGAACCCGTCCCGCGACATTTGTGAACGTCCCTTCTTTTTCGTAAAAGCTCAATCCTGGAAGGACAACATGCGCCAGCTTTACCGTCGCTGTCAAGAATAAATCGTGAGCGACCAGCAGTTCCAGCTTCTTGAGCGACTCTGCAACGGCGAGTTCCCCGGACAGCGCAGTCACCAGATCCTCCTCAAAGACGAGCAAGGCGGCCAACCGACCTTCGGTTGCAGCGTGGAGCATCTCTCTGGTCCCCATCCCTTGGGTCTTGGGAAGCAGTCCCAGGGCGCGCATCCCGACCGAGTTGGGATACTTATCGGTCCGCCGAAGCAGGTGATCTTCCGACACATCGCCCCCAGGCTCCTGAGATCGCCTCACCCGGTAATCTATGTGTGGAATGCCAAGTCTGCCTCCAAACAGTTGTCGAATGAGGAACGCCTCCTCGTTGGTCAGCCGTGCTGATGCGATCACGCCAACGGCCTCGGCTCCCTTCTCCCGGAGAATTCTGGCGAGGTCGTCGGCAATACGACCGATCGCCTCGTTCCAATTCACCGGCAGCAACGCACCATCTCGTTGCACCAATGGCCTCTCGATCCGTCCCGGGTCTCCAGCAAAATGAAACTCGAATCGGCCTTCGTCACAGATCCAATGTCCGTTGACCTCATTGTTCACTCTGGGGCGGATGCGGAGCATCTGCCGGCCCCGCTCCTTATGCCGAACATCCACCGTAATGTTGCACCCGGCGCTGCACAACCCGCATATCGACGGAACCTGTGTGACCAGATCCCATGGCCTTGCGGCAAAGCGATAGTCCCGGCTTGTCAGTGCCCCTACCGGACAGAGGTCGATTACGTTTCCCGAGTAGCTGTTATCCAGGCTCTGACCAGGGAAGAGGCCGATCTCAGATCGGTCGCCACGGCCGAACACGCCCAGCTCTGAGGTGCCCGTCACATTCTGGCAAAATCGGACACAGCGCGTACAGAGGATGCACCGTTCCGCATCGAAGATGATAAATGGGCCGATCGGCTGGTGCTTAATCCGATGGATCTTCTGCTCGATGAAGCGGCTTTCACCGGGGCCGTATCTGAGCGTGTAGTTCTGAAGCGGGCACTCTCCGCCTTTGTCGCACACGGGACAATCGAGTGGGTGGTTCAGCAACAGAAACTCGAGTACCGCATTCCTGGCCTTCTTCACGCGTTCGGAAGCCGTGAAGACCTCCATCCCATCCGCAACGGGGGTGGCGCACGAAATCACCAGCTTTGGGATTCCCTGCACCTCCACCTGGCACATCCGGCAACTGCCCACGACGCGGAGCTTCGGATGATAGCAGAAATGCGGGATCTCGCGACCGGTCTGTAGAACCGCCTCGAGAATCGACGTCCCGGCGGAAACCTGCACCGGCCTTCCATCAACAATCAGCTCAACCAAACTAATACCCCATGAGGCTAGGCCTCACCGCAGCGTAGAAAAACACCAAGGGAAGCTGTCAGCACCGGGCACCAAAGGCTGAAGGTAGATAGACTAAAGGTGTTACCGATTCTTCAGCCTTCGGTCTTCAGTCTAAACACCTGCTTTGAGTGCCGACTGCTGAATGCTCTTTTCTAACTAAACTATAGTAGAGCCCCCCAGACACTGTCAACTGCAAAGCAGCGCATTCTACACGCCTCGCCTGCCTTTCCCATCCCGGCTTTCGCCTTGACTTCGCGTCACACGAAGGCTATCGTTAGGATGGTAAGAAGAGGCGACAAGAAGGCGAGGCGGAAAGGGGAAAGACCTCGCGTTATAGAGCACTCCGGTGTCAAGATCGGGAGGCTGAGCATCATGGGTATTGCAGCAAGCGAATTTGAGGACGCGTACGACCACGTTGAGTCAGAGGAGGACGCTGAGAAGTTATGTTGTGCTATCTTGACGGAGCCGATCCGAGGATTAGGATTTCGGGAGCCGATTTGCGTTCAGTGTGATACCGCCGTGCGTGATGCGACGACGGCGATGAACGACGCTCACGTCGGCTGCGTGCTGGTGATGGAAGGCGACCGGCTTATCGGAATCTTCACGGAGCGGGACCTCAT is from Candidatus Methylomirabilis sp. and encodes:
- a CDS encoding IscS subfamily cysteine desulfurase — encoded protein: MTLPIYMDHLATTPVVPEVFEAMRPYFCERFGNPASRSHPFGWVAEEAVEHARAQVAQVLGCKAAEIVWTSGATEANNLALKGVAAAYREKGRHLITSRIEHHAVLDTCKRLEQEGCQVTYLPVDGTGRVDPADVEGAIRKDTVLISIMAANNEIGTLQPIAEIGRIAKRHGVLFHTDAAQYVGKLPLSVDDWQVDLLSASAHKCYGPKGVGALYVRMTKPRVKLVPQMDGGGHEKGRRSGTLNVPGCVGFGAACALAERELQTEPARLVALRERLRNNLWSGLDYLHLNGHPTERLPGNLNVSFEFVEGESLLMALKGIAVSSGSACTSATLEPSYVLMALGLNAELAHASIRFGLGRSNTEEEVDYVAARVIESAARLRALSPLYEMALEGIDVKGTQWSLRAC
- a CDS encoding NADH-quinone oxidoreductase subunit B family protein yields the protein MGLFDNRQVDPNVVTTTVEWLFNWARKSSPWPMTFGLACCAIEMMATGASRFDLDRLGAGVFRPSPRQSDVMIVAGTVTEKMAPRIKTLYEQMPDPKWVIAMGACAISGGPFYYDTYHVVKGVDLLVPVDVYVPGCPPTPEALIFGILTLQEQITRGERSKPGGRPTLPEPLVAA
- a CDS encoding 2,3-bisphosphoglycerate-independent phosphoglycerate mutase; the encoded protein is MDLTLVKQLAIPSSSKIVLLVADGLGGLPREMDGRSEMEVARLPNLDALATRSLCGLIDMVGPGIIPGSGPGHLALFGYDPFTYQIGRGVLEACGIDLELCSRDVASRGNFCTLDEEGRVVDRRAGRITTETCERLCRRLDQIRIEGVEVIVRPVKEHRFVVVFRGEGLSDALSDSDPLVTGERPLPVQAISSGAERTAELVNQFLDQARGVLKEEKPANMVVLRGFAAPPKLPVLPELLRLRAVAITCYPMYRGLAKLVGMEALPFCADLDDELRALARNYDQYDFFYVHFKGTDRAGEDGDFDAKVAALEELDQRIPQFLALRPDVFIMTGDHSTPAIMKGHSWHPVPFLLWSRWSHSAGVGRFTERECAQGLLGTMRAIDLMPLAMANALRFKKYGA
- a CDS encoding iron-sulfur cluster assembly accessory protein; protein product: MVTLTESAATKVAHLLETQATPDEGLRVRVVGSGCSGLSYQMEFDQPQAADKVFETNGVKVLVDPQSYIYLDGSEIDYIESLQGAGFSLKNPNPKANCGC
- the glp gene encoding gephyrin-like molybdotransferase Glp, which translates into the protein MAMKPMKALLDLEAGMRIVMDAAQPIERTEQATLLEAVGRVLAEEVCASMDVPPFTRAAMDGYAVKAEDTFGAGNFSPKILELIEVIHAGESARLSVRSGSCIQVATGAPMPGGADAVVMVEDTELDGDKVRVYKPVYPQQHASPMGEDIKAGSLVLQRGMRLDPSKIGVLAALGFQKVTVYQRPLVAVIPSGNEILLAGEVLSPGKIYDINSYTLSALISENGGIPHIFPIMKDTLESAISTIRQALSYDLIVLSGGSSVGERDMMVEAVQRMGEVKFHGIAVKPGKPTLCGIVEGHLLLGMPGYPTSCLTNGYGILAPALRKMARLGRQALASVKAPMARRYTSTIGRHQYLPVRLDGGEVVPVFKESGAITSMADAEGYIEIPANVDLLEKGEVVEVLLF
- the trxB gene encoding thioredoxin-disulfide reductase — its product is MGTPAEDVIILGSGPAGLTAALYTARANLRPLVIEGNETGGQLVLTTLVENYPGYPDGLMGPDLISRMRQQAERFGARFVKGDVTASDLSSNPFTLMVENDVRQTRALIVATGASANLLGLESERKLLGHGVSTCATCDGFFFRDQQVAIVGGGDSAVEEALFLTKFATKVTLIHRRDKLRASKIMQERIFANPKIEVLWNRRIVEILDPSQGKVTGITTRIDGSSSLETLACDGVFVAIGHSPNTKLFSGQLELDERGYIVTNHGTMTSIPGVFAAGDVQDHIYKQAVTAAGSGCMAALDAERYLENQG
- a CDS encoding NADH-quinone oxidoreductase subunit I — encoded protein: MGRYFTDLFGGSASIARSLWVTLRYLFTPAITVQYPDEHRTQPLRALNRHVLRIDETTGQLKCTACEACARICPTRCIELTGTGKGKNRHPSAFTIDHNLCMYCNLCVEVCPFDAITMWTRIGELSSDARSGLVFDLKALTAERFYPSPTTPERPPAPAPAPEPEKVEAAAAAPTS
- a CDS encoding molybdopterin-dependent oxidoreductase → MLVAHDLFLTATAKLAHVVLPGLSFYEKEGTFTNVTGRVQRLACQLELPLMEGNTEAVWNELARSVSAYAGITYESVGEFGTPLYGDRPKAED
- a CDS encoding molybdopterin-dependent oxidoreductase, whose amino-acid sequence is MVELIVDGRPVQVSAGTSILEAVLQTGREIPHFCYHPKLRVVGSCRMCQVEVQGIPKLVISCATPVADGMEVFTASERVKKARNAVLEFLLLNHPLDCPVCDKGGECPLQNYTLRYGPGESRFIEQKIHRIKHQPIGPFIIFDAERCILCTRCVRFCQNVTGTSELGVFGRGDRSEIGLFPGQSLDNSYSGNVIDLCPVGALTSRDYRFAARPWDLVTQVPSICGLCSAGCNITVDVRHKERGRQMLRIRPRVNNEVNGHWICDEGRFEFHFAGDPGRIERPLVQRDGALLPVNWNEAIGRIADDLARILREKGAEAVGVIASARLTNEEAFLIRQLFGGRLGIPHIDYRVRRSQEPGGDVSEDHLLRRTDKYPNSVGMRALGLLPKTQGMGTREMLHAATEGRLAALLVFEEDLVTALSGELAVAESLKKLELLVAHDLFLTATVKLAHVVLPGLSFYEKEGTFTNVAGRVQRLQPALEPFGHAIPLVEILQRLACQLELPLMEGNTEAVWNELARSVSAYAGITYESVGEFGTPLYGDRPKAED